A single Bacillus sp. OxB-1 DNA region contains:
- a CDS encoding zinc ribbon domain-containing protein, producing MPTDEELDELNRAFLQSLEEDDPFGLNEKISTIEFKCRDCQELDDVPDFVVADFQVDLKQNEEVEIECPFCGGTMHRAKKIPSESISPGTGTEAL from the coding sequence ATGCCAACAGACGAAGAGCTGGATGAACTGAATCGGGCATTTTTACAATCATTAGAAGAGGATGACCCGTTCGGATTGAACGAAAAAATAAGTACGATTGAATTTAAGTGTCGGGATTGTCAGGAATTAGATGACGTTCCCGATTTTGTAGTGGCAGACTTTCAGGTCGACTTAAAACAGAACGAAGAAGTCGAGATTGAATGTCCTTTTTGTGGTGGGACCATGCATAGAGCGAAAAAAATCCCAAGTGAATCGATTTCACCTGGGACGGGGACAGAGGCGCTTTAG